Proteins encoded in a region of the Kryptolebias marmoratus isolate JLee-2015 linkage group LG14, ASM164957v2, whole genome shotgun sequence genome:
- the LOC108228634 gene encoding G-protein coupled receptor-associated protein LMBRD2B-like, translated as MSGAALGIEIVLVFFLALFLLHRYGDFRKQQRMVLFGTLLAWYLCFLIVFILPLDVSTTIYRQCILDHQDPVSAPSAGPVNHSSPNTSAAPSSRFVSVVFVRQVPSGPSLWSLSIRSIQSSDSVLQTVELHP; from the exons ATGAGCGGGGCGGCGCTGGGCATCGAGATCGTGCTGGTGTTCTTCCTGGCTCTGTTCCTGCTGCATCGATATGGAGACTtcaggaagcagcagaggaTGGTTCTGTTCGGCACGCTGCTGGCCTGGTACCTCTGCTTCCTCATCGTCTTCATCTTACCTCTGGACGTCAGCACG ACCATCTACAGGCAGTGCATCTTGGACCACCAGGACCCGGTCTCTGCTCCCTCCGCCGGCCCGGTCAACCACAGCTCCCCCAACACGTCTGCAGCTCCAAGCAGCAG GTTCGTCTCTGTGGTCTTTGTCCGTCAGGTCCCTTCAGGTCCATCTCTGTGGTCTTTGTCCATCAGGTCCATTCAG AGTTCTGACTCAGTGCTACAAACCGTGGAGCTACATCCCTGA
- the ppp1r3b gene encoding protein phosphatase 1 regulatory subunit 3B — translation MFLRTCTSSFCMFPTETDMPFDMTIPLYLSKEDFVFSSKVQMSARSSCLRFQPSQYVDQADPEDGAVRRKDTEKRKKRVTFADHKGLSLTKVKVFSKFTDPIEIPVNIQEMLSSKLTLSSPEEDKLVLDFPQPSSDYLLFRQNLEKNLVSLEHCVLKEKAFAGTIKVKNVSFEKSVRLRVTFDSWKSHLDVGCEYVKDTYPSSYCDTFSFTVPLPTELRPNERVEFAVCYRVDGNEFWDSNQGQNYHIVWSYMKRGRHSDSFGIHFDRYGSPTCSHGLLPDWPSYAGYENIGPYY, via the exons ATGTTTCTCAGGACCTGCACCAG TTCCTTCTGCATGTTTCCCACCGAGACTGACATGCCCTTCGACATGACCATCCCCCTCTACCTGTCCAAGGAGGACTTTGTCTTCAGCTCCAAAGTCCAGATGTCGGCTCGGAGCTCCTGCCTCAGGTTTCAGCCCTCACAGTACGTGGACCAGGCTGATCCTGAGGATGGAGCCGTCCGCAGGAAAGACAcggaaaaaaggaagaaacgAGTGACGTTCGCCGACCACAAAGGTCTGAGTCTGACCAAGGTGAAGGTCTTCTCAAAGTTCACGGACCCCATCGAGATCCCTGTGAACATCCAGGAGATGCTGAGCTCCAAGCTGACGCTGTCGTCCCCCGAGGAGGACAAGCTGGTGCTGGACTTCCCTCAGCCCTCCTCAGACTACCTGCTGTTCCGCCAAAACCTGGAGAAGAACCTGGTGAGCCTGGAGCACTGCGTCCTGAAGGAGAAGGCCTTCGCAGGAACCATCAAAGTCAAGAACGTGTCCTTTGAGAAGTCGGTGAGGCTGAGGGTGACCTTCGACTCGTGGAAGAGCCACCTGGACGTGGGCTGCGAGTACGTGAAGGACACGTACCCGAGTTCGTACTGCGACACCTTCTCCTTCACGGTTCCTCTGCCCACCGAGCTGCGGCCCAACGAGCGCGTCGAGTTCGCCGTCTGTTACCGGGTGGACGGGAACGAGTTCTGGGACAGCAACCAGGGCCAGAACTACCACATCGTGTGGTCCTACATGAAGCGGGGCCGCCACTCGGACTCCTTCGGGATCCACTTCGACCGATACGGCAGCCCCACCTGCTCACACGGGCTCTTGCCTGATTGGCCGAGTTACGCTGGCTACGAGAACATCGGCCCGTACTACTGA